In Nocardioides sp. JS614, the sequence ACTGGAACGCCTGACGATCAGCTCAGCCGGACGTGCACGCTGACGATCGGGTGGTCCGAGGTCGCCTGCACCAGCGCGGACCGGTTGATCCGCGGCCGCTCGAGGGCGGCGTACTTGTTGGCGAAGATCCAGTCCACGCCCGAGGCGGGCGGGTTGCAGGACCCGTCCTTCGGGTTGGCGCCGCCGAGGAACGAGCGCATCACCTGGTTGCGGGTGAACGGGCAGAAGAACGCCGCCCGGTCGTTCATGTCGCCGGTCATGAACACCGGCACGTTCAGGTTGCGGGTGAGCTTGCGCGTGGTGTTGCGCTCGATCCGGGTCGCCTCCCTGCGCCACTGGGTCGCGTTGCCGCGGGTGTCGGCAGCGTGGTGGGTGTTCATCACGTAGACCATCCGGTCGCTGGCCAGCGAGCGCAGCCCGACCACCGGCATGTACCGGGTGTTGCCGTGGAAGTAGGGCACCGCCACGGACCAGCCCTCGACGAACGCGAACCGGTCGGTGCGCCAGGCGATCGAGTTGTCCGTGTCCCACTCCGCGCCGGCGTAGACGGCCCACTTGTCGCCCACGCGGGCCAGGAACCGGTCGTGCTGGGAACGCTGGAACTCCTGGAAGCCGACGATCGCGGCGTGGGTACGGCGGAGCACCTTGATCGCCCGGTCGAGCCGGACGTCGGAGCGGTCGAAGCCCGGTCGGCCGCGGCGGCCGTCGGTGTGGTCGGCGCCCAGCACGTTGAACGAGGCGATCACGAAGTCGTCCTGCGGGACGGCCGCGGCCGCCGGCCCGACCGGCCCGACGAGGACGGCGCCGGTGGCCGCGAGGGGCAGGGCGAGGGCCAGGGACAGCGAGCAGAGGGCAGAGCGAAGCACCGAGATCACGAGAGGTCACATCGGCCGGGCTGCCGGCCGACTTGAGAGTTCCTCAGGACTCGCGCGGGCGCACCCGCAGCCGGGTGATCCGGTGCTTGTCGACGGTCGCGACCTCGATCTCGTGCTCGCCCACGGCCACCACGTCCCCGGCCACGGCGAGCCGGCCGAGCCGGTGCACGACGTACCCGGCGGCGGTCTCGTAGGGGCCGTCCTCGAGCTCGACGCCGGTGCGCTCGCCGAACTCCTCGATGGTCAGCCCCGCGTCCACCTCGCCGGCCGCCACGCTCGCCCGCTCGTCGTACTCGTCGTGGATGTCGCCGACCAGCTCCTCGACCAGGTCCTCGAGGGTGACGATGCCGTCGGTGCCGCCGTACTCGTCGACGACGACGGCGATGTGGCTGCCCTCGGCCCGCATCCGGGAGAGCGAGGGGAGCACCCGGTTGGTGGCGGGCAGGTGCAGGATCTTGCGGGTGATCGAGCGCACCCGCTTGCGGGGGTCGGCGCCCAGCAGGTCGCGCACGTGCAGGAAGCCGCGGATGTCGTCGTGGCCGGTGCCGGTGACGGGGTAGCGGGAGTACGGGCTGGTCAGCGCGATGGCGATCGCGTCGGCGACCGTGGCGTCGCCGGCCAGGAACGTCACGTCGCCGCGGGGCCGCATCACCTCGCTCAGGGACCGGTCGCCGGCGTCGAAGACGTCGGCGAGGATCCGCCGCTCGTCCTCGGCGAGGCCCTCGTGCTGGTCGACCAGGTAGCGCAGCTCCTCGTCGCTGAGATCCTCGGCGGCCGCGCCGGGGTCGCCGCCGAAGAGGCGGACCACCGCGTTGGTGGAGACCGAGAGCAGCCACACCACCGGGCGCATGAGGGTCGCGAACCGGTCCAGCGGCGCGCCGACGAGGTAGGACACGCCGGCCGCGCGCTGGAGGGCGAGCCGCTTGGGGACCAGCTCGCTGAACACCAGGGAGAGGTAGGCGATGAACAGTGTCAGCAGCACCAGCGCGGCGGTGTCGGCCGCGTCCGCGCCGAGCCCGGCGTGCTCGAGCACCGGCGCGAAGTCGGGCGCGAGGGTGGAGGCGCCGTACGCCGCGGAGAAGAAGCCGGCCAGCGTGACGCCGATCTGGACCGCGGCGAGGAACCGGTTCGGGTCGCGGGCCACGGAGGCCACCCTGGCGCCGCGCGCGCCGCGCGAGGCGAGCGTGTTGATCTGGCCCTCGCGCAGCGAGACCAGCGCGATCTCGGTGCCGGCGAACACCCCGCCGACCAGGATGAACAACAGGACCAGGGCGAGGTTGATCAGGGTCTGGGTGTCCACCGGGGTGTCGTCACCGCTCTCTCATCGTGTGGGTCTGACAACGAGGATCGCGTCGTTCCCGTTCCCGTTGTCGGTGGTGACGTAGGCGACCGAGCCGGGGCCGTCGACCACCGTGCGGATCCGGCCGTGCTGACGCAGCGCCGCCGGCACCCGCACCCTCTGCAGCCTGCCGGATGCGGAGAGCTGGAGGAACAGCACCCTCTCCGCCTTGAGCGCGGCGACCGCGAAGCTGCCGTCCAGGGCGCCCCATCGCTTGCCGTAGACGAAGCCGCCGCCGGAGGTGGCCAGCGTCGGGTCGCCCGAGCGCCATACGGCGGCGCGCTGGCGGCCCGGCAGCGACTGGTCGGTCATCGGCACCGACTCGTCGTAGCCCGGGACCGGGTTCCAGCCGTAGTCGCCGCCCTTGCGCAGCCGGTTGACCTCGTCGTCGCGGTAGCTGCCCTGCTCGACCGACCACAGGGTGCCGTCGCGGCGCCGGTCGAGGCCCTGGACGTTGCGGTGGCCGTAGGTGTGCACGTAGCGCTTGTTGTGGTTCTTCGACCCGGCGAACGGGTTGCTCCCGCAGGGCTTGCCGGTCGCGGCGAGCAGGCACAGCGTCTTGCCGCCCAGCGACTTCTTGTTCTCCGGCGTGCTGCCGGTCGCGGCGTCCCCGGTGCCGGCGTACAGCCGCTTGCCGACCGCCAGCAGCCGGCAACCCCCGTGCCGTCCGCTGGTGGCGGGCAGTCCGCCGAGCAGCCGCTTGCTCCCCGAGATCGAGACCAGGTCGTCGCGCAGCGTCCAGCGGATGATGCGCACGTCGTGCCCGCCACCGGCGGTGAAGCCGCCCTGGCAGGTGTAGAACGTGCGGTTGCTCGCGAACGACGGGTCGACCTCGAGCCCCATCAGCCCGGTCTCGCCGGAGACCCACACCGAGTCGCTCGGGAAGCCCTGCACCAGCCGGGTCCGGCTGCCGTCCCAGATCGAGACGGTGGCCCGGTCGCGCTGGGTGAAGATCAGCCGGCCGTCGCCGATCGGCCGGACGTCCCAGGGGTGGTCGAGGCCGGTGACCAGCCGGGTGACCCTCAGTGCCGGAACCTGCGTCGTCGCGGCGGCGGTGTCGGTGGCGGGGGCATGGGCGTCGGCCGGCGTGGCGGTCGTGAGCGTCAGGCCGAGCATCGCGGTCAGTCCGAGAACGAGCATGCGCATGCGCCCACCCTTCCCGGTCGGCGCCCCGATCACCACCTGTCGACGGGTCCGGGCGGGGTCAGAAGGTGTGCTCGGGGCCGGGGAAGGTGCCGGCCTTGACGTCGGCGGCGTAGTCGCGGGCGGCCTGGAGGAGTACGCCGTGCAGGTCGGCGTACTGCTTGACGAAGCGCGGCATCCGGCCGGTGCGCAGGCCGAAGGCGTCCTGCCAGACCAGCACCTGCCCGTCGCAGTCGAGCCCGGCGCCGATCCCGATCGTGGGGATCGACACCGACTTGGTCACCTCCGCGGCGACGTCGCCGGGGACCATCTCCATCACGACGGCGAAGGCACCGGCCTGCTCCATCGCCACCGCCTCCGCGACGACCCGGGCCGCCGCCTCGCCGCGGCCCTGGACCCGGTAGCCACCCAGGTTGTGCTCGGACTGGGGGGTGAAGCCGATGTGGGCCATCACCGGGATGCCGCCCTCGGTGAGCTTGCGGACCTGGGGGGCCATCTCGATCCCGCCCTCGAGCTTGACCGCGTGCGCGTTCGCCTCCTTCATGAACCGCACGGCGGTCAGGTAGGCCTGCTCCGGGGAGGCCTGGTAGGAGCCGAACGGCAGGTCGGCGACCACCAGTGCCCGGCGTACCGACCGGCTGACGGCCCGCGCCAGCGGGATCAGCTCGTCGACGGTCACCGGCAGCGACGTCTCGTTCGCGAACACGTTGTTCGACGCGCTGTCGCCGACCAGCAGCACCTCGATGCCGGCCTCGTCGAAGGTCTGCGCGGCGTACTGCTCGTAGGCGGTGAGCATCGCGAACTTCTCGCCGCGCTGCTTCATCTCGCGCAGGTGGTGGGTGCGGATCCGCTTGATCGGTGCGGGTGCGTCCGGCGCGCTCTCCGCACGGGCCGGACCGGTGCCGTACGGCGCCGTCTCCTCGGGGCTCATGGCTCTCCCTGACGTCATCTCGCAGCTCCCTGGTGGAGTCCACGGACCGTTCGTCAGGCTAGCCCGGTACCGGCGGGTTCACGCCTGTGTCGATGGTCACCCAGGATCACTCAGGGGGTCGCGCCGCGGGTCCCGACCCCCTGTCCGCCACGAACTCATCGGCCTACAGTCAGCCATGGCCTTCGACGTCGCGGCGGACGCATACGGGCGCTTCATGGGGCGGTACTCCGAGCCGCTCGCCGACCAGCTCGTCGAGCTCGCGGGAGTACGACGAGGGCAGCGGGCCGTGGACGTCGGCTGCGGGCCGGGTGTGCTGACCAGCCGCCTCGTCGAGCGGTTGGGCGCGGAGCAGGTCCGGGCCGTCGACCCGTCGCCGCCGTTCGTGGCCGCGGCCCGCGCGCGCTGCCCCGGGGTCGACGTCCGGCCGGGCACCGCCGAGCAGCTCCCGTTCGCCGACGACTCCGCCGACGTGGTGCTCGCCAACCTGGTTGTGCACTTCATGTCCGACCCGGTCGGTGGGCTCCGCGAGATGGGCCGCGTCGGTGGCCTGGTCGGCGCCACCGTCTGGAACCACGCCACGACCGCCGGACCCCTGTCGACGTTCTGGCAGGCAGTGAAGGACCTGGACCCGGACGCCGCCGACGAGGCCTCGCTGCCCGGCACCGGCGAGGGTGCGCTCGGGGAGCTGGCCCGCGGCGCCGGCCTGCGCGACCTGGTCGAGACCACCATCACCGTCACCGTGCCGTTCTCCTCCTTCGCGGAGTGGTGGGAGCCCTACACGCTGGGCGTCGGACCGGCCGGCGACCACGTGCGCCGGCTCGACGACGAGGCCCGGGACGCGCTTCGCGACCACTGCGCCGAGCTGCTCCCCGACGGCGCCTTCACGGTCGACGCGACGGCTTGGACGGTCCTCGGGCGCGCCTGACCCACGAATGCGGGGGCGCCGCGTGGGAAACTCCGGAGCGTGGACTTCTACTCCGCCTACGCCCATGGCTTCGCCCGGGTCGCCGCCTGCACGGTGCCGATCCGGGTGGCCGACCCCGCGACCAACGCCCGGGCCGTGCTGGAGCAGGCCCAGGCGTGCTCCGACGAGGGGGTCGCGGTCGCGATCTTCCCCGAGCTCTGCCTGAGCGGGTACGCCCTCGACGACCTGTTCCTGCAGGACGTGCTGCTCGACGCGGTCGCCGACGAGATCGCCGGCCTGGTCGCCGCGTCGGAGGGCCTGCTGCCGGTGCTCGTCGTGGGCGCACCCGTCGCGCACGGCAGCCGGGTGCTGAACGCCGCGGTCGTCATCCACCGCGGCCGGATCCTCGGCGTTGCGCCGAAGTCCTACCTGCCGACGTACCGCGAGTTCTACGAGCGCCGCTGGTTCGCGCCCGGCGACGACGTGCGCGGCTCGATGGTGCTGGCCGGCCAGGAGGTGCCGGTCGGGCCGGACCTGCTCTTCGAGGCCGAGGACGTACGCGGGCTGGTGCTGCACGTCGAGGTCTGCGAGGACATGTGGGTGCCGGTGCCGCCGAGCGCCGAGGCGGCGCTCGCCGGCGCCACCGTGCTCGCCAACATCTCCGGCAGCCCGATCACCGTCGGCCGGGCCAGCGACCGGCACCTGCTGGCGCGCAGCGCGTCCAGCCGCTGCCTCGCGGCGTACCTCTATGCCGCCGGCGGCCAGGGCGAGTCCACGACCGACTTGTCGTGGGACGGGCAGACGATGGTCTACGAGCACGGCGAGCTGCTCGCCGAGACCGAGCGGTTCCCCGACGGACCGCGCGCAGCGATCGTCGACCTCGACCTCGACCGCACCCGCCTCGAGCGGCTCCGGACCGGGACGTTCGACGACAACCGCCGCACGATCGGACCGGAGTTCCGCACCGTCGACTTCGAGCTCGGCCCGCCGACCAAGGACATCGGGCTGCGCCGCAAGGTGGACCGCTTCCCGTTCGTGCCCGACGACGCCGAGCGGCTGGCCCAGGACTGCTACGAGGCCTACAACATCCAGGTCTCGGGCCTCGAGCAGCGGCTCTCGGCCATCGGGGAGGGGCACGTCGGCCAGCCGAAGGTCGTGATCGGCATCAGCGGCGGCCTGGACTCCACCCACGCGCTGATCGTCGCGGCGAAGGCGATGGACCGGCTCGGCCGCGACCGCAGCGAGATCCTCGGCTTCACGCTGCCCGGATTCGCGACCGGCGAGGCCACCAAGGGCTATGCGTGGGCGCTCGCCGACTCGCTCGGCATCACCATGCAGGAGATCGACATCACCGACGCCGCGCGGGCGATGCTCACCGACCTCGACCACCCCTACGCCAAGGGGGAGGAGGTCTACGACATCACCTTCGAGAACGTCCAGGCCGGGCTGCGCACCGACTACCTGTTCCGGCTGGCCAACCACCGCGGCGGCATCGTGCTCGGCACCGGTGACCTCTCCGAGCTGGCGCTGGGCTGGTGCACGTACGGCGTGGGCGACCAGATGTCCCACTACAACGTCAACGCCGGCGTACCGAAGACGCTGATCCAGCACCTGATCCGTTGGGTGATCAGCACCGGCCAGTTCGACGAGAGCACCAACGCGGTGCTCCTCGACGTGGTCGGCCAGGAGATCACTCCGGAGCTGATCCCCACCCGGGAGGACCACCTGCCGCAGTCCACCGAGGAGTCGGTCGGTCCGTACTCCCTGCAGGACTTCACGCTGTTCCACGTGCTGCGCTACGGCTACGCACCCAGCAAGATCGCGTTCCTCGCCTGGCACGCCTGGCACGACGCCGACGCGGGGGAGTGGCCGCCGAACTACCCCGACGACCGGCGCATCGAGTTCGACCTCGCCACCATCCGGCGTTGGCTCGAGGTGTTCGTGCGGCGGTTCTTCGCCAGCCAGTTCAAGCGTTCCGCGCTGCCGAACGGGCCCAAGGTCAGCCACGGCGGCACGATGTCCCCGCGCGGTGACTGGCGGATGCCCTCGGACGCCTCGCCGGCCGCGTGGCTGGCCGAGCTGGAGGCCAACGTCCCGACGAGCTGAGAAATGCTGCTCCGGCAGGCAACCGAACCGGCGGCGCAGGCGTCACCACCGTGACACGATCTAGATCCTGCCCCGAGGATCCAGCCAGAGGAGCAACGCCATGAGCAGCATCAGCCCCCTGCGCCGGTTCGCGGCCGGGGCCGCGGTCCTGGCCGCCGGCACGGCCGGTGCCCTGAGCGTCGCGCCCACCGCCGACGCCACCCCCACCTCAGCCGCCCGCGAGGCGCGCCAGACCACCATCACCTTCCAGGTGCCCGACTGCGACGACTGTGTCGTCGGCCTGGTCCAGGGCCGCTGGGACCCGGACGCCAAGTGGGGCATCAAGGTGTGGGACGGCGGCCAGCACCGAGGTCCGCGACGGTGCGGTCACCGTCACCGTGCCGAGCCGGCGCACCAAGGGCATGTCGATGACGGTCGAGGCGCCCTGGGAGGGGCACACCGGCTACGTCACCCAAGCCGTCTTCCGCTACGGCGGCATGAAGGTGGGCGACGAGGTCGGCTTCAAGGAGGCCCGCTCCAAGACCAGGGGATCGGGCTGCTGGGCCGGCACCCGCGACGCCGCGGTGACGATCCCGCTGACCGTCCGCAAGGTCTGGGTCCAGGGCGTGCGGCACCGGGTCCGCGGCAGCATCGCCTACACCAGCGTCACCCAGGACTGGATGGTCCCGATGCGCCAGGTGTGGGACGGGGTCATGGGCACGCAGGACGTGCCGATCTGTGGGGAGCAGCCCCGATAGTCTGTGCCGCATGGGTAAGCAGGAGGACTTCGTTCTTCGCGCTCTCGAGGAGCGCGACGTCCGGTTCGTGCGGCTGTGGTTCACCGACGTGCTCGGGTTCTTGAAGTCGGTGGCGGTCGCGCCGGCCGAGCTGGACGGCGCCTTCTCCGAGGGGATCGGCTTCGACGGCTCGGCGATCGAGGGCTTCGCGCGGGTCTACGAGGCGGACATGCTCGCGATGCCGGACCCGTCGACGTTCCAGATCCTGCCCTGGCGGGGCGAGGGCCCGTCCACGGCGCGGATGTTCTGCGACATCATGATGCCGGACGGCTCCTCGTCGTACGCCGACCCGCGCCACGTCCTCAAGCGCACGCTCGGCAAGGCCGCCGACCAGGGGTTCACCTTCTACACCCACCCCGAGATCGAGTTCTACCTGTTCAAGGACACCCCGGAGGCCGGGGCCGATCCCGAGCCGGTGGACCGCAGCGGCTACTTCGACCACACCGCGACCTCCTCGGGCGCGGACTTCCGGCGCGAGGCGATCACGATGCTCGAGTCGATGGGCATCTCGGTCGAGTTCAGCCACCACGAGGGCGGGCCCGGCCAGCAGGAGATCGACCTGCGGTACGCCGACGCGCTGACCACCGCCGACAACGTGATGACGTTCCGCACCGTGATCCGCGAGGTCGCCCTCGGTCAGGGCGTCTGGGCGACGTTCATGCCGAAGCCGTTCACCACCCACCCCGGCTCCGGCATGCACACCCACGTGTCGCTGTTCGAGGGCGACCGCAACGCGTTCTTCGAGGCCGGCGCGGAGTACCAGCTCTCGAAGACCGGCCGGCAGTTCATCGCCGGCGTGCTGCGGCACGCCAACGAGATCAGCGTGGTCACCAACCAATGGGTCAACAGCTACAAACGGCTGATGTTCGGTGGTGAGGCGCCGTCCTACATCTGCTGGGGCCACAACAACCGCTCGGCGATGATCCGGGTCCCGATGTACAAGCCCAACAAGGGCCAGTCCACCCGGATCGAGCTGCGCACCATCGACGCGGCCTGCAACCCCTACCTCGCCTTCGCGGTGGTGCTGGCCGCGGGCATGAAGGGCATCGCCGAGGGCTACGACCTGCCCCGGGAGGCCGAGGACGACGTGTGGGCCCTGACCGAGCGGGAGCGCCAGAGCCTCGGCATCGAGCCGCTGCCGAAGAGCCTCTCCGAGGCGATCGCCGTGGCCGAGCACTCCGAGCTGCTCGCCGAGACCCTCGGCGAGCACGTCTTCGACTACTTCCTGCGCAACAAGCGCGCGGAGTGGGAGGAGTACCGCGGCCAGGTCTCCGCCTTCGAGCGCGACCGCATGCTCCCGGTGCTGTGAGTCGCCCGGCGGTGCTCGTGGTGGAGCACGACCTCGAGTGCCCGCCGGCGTGGGTCGGCACCTGGCTCGTCGAGGCCGGCTGCGACCTGGACGTGCGCCGCCCCTATGCGGGCGACGAGCTGCCGGGACTCGCGGCGTACGACGGGCTGCTGGTGCTCGGCGGGCCGATGGGAGCCAACGACGACGACCGGCACGCCTGGCTCGCACCCGTCAAGGAGCTGCTCCGCGAGGCGCGCGACCGCGCGCTGCCGACGCTGGGCATCTGCCTGGGGCACCAGCTGATCGCCGTCGCGTACGGCGGCACCGTCGAGCGCAACCCCCGCGGCCAGCAGGTCGGGCTGCTCGGCGTGGGCTGGACCGACGCGGCCGCCGACGACCGGCTGTTCGGCCCGCTCGCGACCCCGCGCCGCGGGGTGCAGTGGAACGACGACGTGGTGACCGCGCTGCCGCCCGGTGCCGTCCTCCTGGCCGCGACCGGCAACGGCGAGGTGCAGGCCGTCCGGTACGCACCCACGGTGTGGGGCGTGCAGCTGCACCCGGAGGTCGACGTACCCGTGCTGCGGCCGTGGGCGGAGTCCGACCGCGGCTCGCACGAGACCCGGGGCATCGACACCGATGCGGTGCTCCGCGACATCGACGCGGCTCGCGCCGAGCTGGACGATGCGTGGCGGCCGCTGGCGGCGGGGTTCGCGGCGCTGACGCAGCGCCCAGCCCGATGATCCGGCCGGCGACCAGCAAGGGGAGCCTGCTGCGCCTGGGCTTCCAGGACCCCGACGCCGTCCTCGAGGAGCTCGCCGCCCTCGGCTCGGCCGCGGACCCGCTGCTCGCCCTCATCGCCCGGACGGCCGACCCGGACGAGGCCGTCGCCGCGCTGACCCGGCTGGTCCAGGCGCTCGACGACCCCGACGAGCTGCTCGACGAGCTGGTCGAGGACGAGGGCACCGCGATGCGGCTGCTCAGCGTGCTCGGCGCCAGCGAGGCGCTGGTCGACCACCTGGTCCGACACCCCGGGCACTGGCGCGAGCTGGCCGACCCGGCGCTCGGCTCGAGCCGGCCCGCTGCCTGGGCGGTCCGCGCCGGGCTGCTCGCGGCCGTCGGCGCCGACCCCGGCGACCCGGAGCCGGTCGCGACCGTGCCGGACGCCGCGGCCGTCGACGCGCTACGCGTGGAGTACCGCCGGGTGCTGCTGCGCCTGGCCGCGCGCGACCTGTCCCACCACCTCGCCGTCGACGACGCCGCCGCCGAGCTCTCCGACCTCGCGGCCGGCACCCTCGACGCCGCCCTCGCCGTGGCCCGCCAGCGGGTGGGCGAGGACGCCGCGCTGGCGCGGCTCGCCGTGATCGCGATGGGCAAGTGCGGCGGCCACGAGCTCAACTACGTCTCCGACGTCGACGTGATCTTCGCCTGGGCGCCGGCCGACGGCGTGCCCGACAGCGCCGTCGACAACGGTGCGCTCCGGGCCGCCACCCAGCTGGCCAGCCACCTGATCCGGATCTGCTCCGACCACACCACCGAGGGCACCATCTGGCCGGTCGACGCGGCGCTGCGGCCCGAGGGCAAGGCCGGGCCGCTGGTGCGCACCATCGCCAGCCACCAGGGCTACTACGAGCGGTGGGCCAGCACCTGGGAGTTCCAGGCCCTGCTCAAGGCGAGGGCCGTCGCCGGCGACCTGGCGCTGGGCCGCGAGTTCGTCGAGATGACCCGGCCGCTGGTGTGGAGCGCCGCCGAGCGCGACGGCTTCGTGGAGGACACCCAGGCGATGCGCCGCCGGGTCGTGGACCACATCCCGGCCAAGGAGGCCGAGCGCCAGCTCAAGCTGGGCTCCGGCGGGCTGCGCGACGTCGAGTTCGCGGTCCAGCTGCTGCAGCTCGTGCACGGCCGGGCCGACGAGCGGATCCGGCCGTCCACCACGCTCAGCGCGCTCGCCGAGCTCACTCGCGGCGGGTACGTCGGCCGCCCGGACGGTGAGGCCCTGCACGAGGCGTACGCGTTCCTCCGGACCCTCGAGCACCGCATCCAGCTGCACCGGCTGCGCCGTACCCATGTGGTGCCGGAGGACGAGCCCTCGCTGCGGCGGCTCGGGCGCAGCATGGGCTACCTGAAGGACCCGGTCCGGGTCCTCGACAAGACCTGGCAGCACCACCGCCGCGAGGTGCGGCGGCTGCACGAGAAGCTCTTCTACCGTCCGCTGCTCACCGCCGTCGCGAAGATCCCCGGCGACGAGGCGCGGCTCTCGCCGGAGGCGGCGACCAAGCGGCTGGGCGCGCTCGGCTTCCTCGACCCGCAGGCCGCGCTGCGCCACCTCGAGGCGCTGACGTCGGGGGTCAGCCGGGCCGCGCAGATCCAGCGGACGCTGCTGCCGGTGCTGCTCGGCTGGTTCGCCGACGCCCCCGACCCGGACGCGGGCCTGTTCGGGTTCCGCCGGATCAGCGAGTCGCTCGGCAGCACGCCGTGGTACCTCTCCACCCTGCGCGACGAGGGCGAGGTGGCCGAACGGCTGGCCCGGGTCCTCGCGACCTCCCGCTACGCCACCGACCTGCTCGAGCGCGAGCCGCAGGGCGTGCGGATGCTGGGCGGCGACCTGCGGCCGCTGTCGGCGGAGGCGCTGACCGAGGAGATGCTCGCGTCCTCGGGGCGGCACGACGAGGCGGAGTCGGCGGTGCTCGCGATCCGTGGGGTGCGTCGGCGCGAGCTGCTGCGGATCGCGGCCGGCGACCTGCTCGGGCTCACCGACGTCGCCGAGGTCGGCGCCGGCCTGTCGCGGCTGACCGACGCGACCCTCGAGGGGACGCTCGAGGTCGCGGGCCGCGCCGTACGCCGGCAGCGGGACCTGGCCGCGGCCCCGACCCGGATGGCGATCGTCGCCATGGGTCGCTACGGCGGCTTCGAGCTGTCCTACGGCAGCGACGCCGACGTGCTGTTCGTGCACGACCCGGACCCCGGGGCCGACCCGCAGCAGGCGTCGTCGTACGCCCACGCGGTCGCCAACGAGCTGCGCCGCCTGCTCGCGCTGCCCGGCCCGGACCCGGCCCTGGAGGTCGACGCCGACCTGCGCCCGGAGGGCAAGCAGGGTCCGCTGGTGCGCACCCTCGACTCCTACGCGGCCTACTACGCGCGCTGGTCGAAGGTCTGGGAGGCGCAGGCGCTGCTGCGCGCCGACGCCGTGGTCGGCGACCTCGACGTGCGCCGACGGTTCGAGGAGCTGATCGATCCGCTGCGCTACCCGGCCGGCGGGCTCAGCGAGGACGACGTGGTCGAGGTGCGCCGGATCAAGGCGCGCGTCGACGAGGAGCGGCTGCCGCGCGGCGCCGACCCGCACACCCACCTCAAGCTCGGCCGCGGCGGGCTCGCGGACATCGAGTGGACCGTGCAGCTGCTGCAGATGCGGTACGCCGACTCGGTGCCCGGCCTACGCACCTCCCGGACCCTCGACGCGCTGGCGGCGGCCCGCGAGGCCGGCCTGGTCACCGACGACGACGCCGCCGTGCTCCAGCAGACCTGGCGCCGGGTCAGCCGGGTCCGCAACGCCGTGACGCTGGTGCGCGGCCGGGCCGCCGACGAGCTGCCCCGCGACATCCGCGAGCGAGCGGCGGTGGCCTCGATCCTCGGCTACCCGGCCGGGTCCTCGGACGCGATGGTCAACGACCAGCTGCGCTACACGCGCCTGGCCCGCGGCGTCGTGGAGCGGGTGTTCTGGGAGTGAGACCGTCGACGGTGCGCGCGCTGAACTGAGCTGAGCCGGGACCGACCCGGCCCGGCCCGGCCCGGCTTGAGGTTCCTTGCCGGTTCCTTGCGCAAACCCCGCGACTGGGTGGGCGGTGGCTTGAGCCTGCCCGGGCAGGATCGGCGAGTCGGTGCAGAAGGGGGAGCGGTCGTCATGAGCGAGGTCGTCGAGGCGTCCGGGGTCTTCGACCCGGCCGCGCTGGCGGGCCTGACCGGCCACGCGCGCGACGAGGAGTTCGCCCGGGTCCTGGTCGACCACTACCTCCGCCTGCTGCCCGAGCGGCTGGGCCGGGTCGGCGCCGCCCTGGCGGACGAGGACCCCGATGCGGCGCTGGCCGCGGCCATGGACGCGGTGCTCAGCCTCAAGGTCGCCTCGCGGACCCTCGGCGCCCACGAGCTGGGCACCCTCGCGGCCGAGGTCGAGCGACACCTGCGGCTGCGGGACCTGCCGGGGGCGGACGCCGCGGCCGCGGCCCTGGCGCCGGCCGCGAGCCGGCTCGAGCGGGTGCTCGCCGACCACCTGGCCGGCTAGGCAGGCAGCTCCATCCGGTAGCCCACGCCGCGCACGGTGCGGATGAACCGGGTCGAGCCGTCGGTG encodes:
- a CDS encoding endonuclease/exonuclease/phosphatase family protein, which translates into the protein MLRSALCSLSLALALPLAATGAVLVGPVGPAAAAVPQDDFVIASFNVLGADHTDGRRGRPGFDRSDVRLDRAIKVLRRTHAAIVGFQEFQRSQHDRFLARVGDKWAVYAGAEWDTDNSIAWRTDRFAFVEGWSVAVPYFHGNTRYMPVVGLRSLASDRMVYVMNTHHAADTRGNATQWRREATRIERNTTRKLTRNLNVPVFMTGDMNDRAAFFCPFTRNQVMRSFLGGANPKDGSCNPPASGVDWIFANKYAALERPRINRSALVQATSDHPIVSVHVRLS
- a CDS encoding hemolysin family protein; protein product: MDTQTLINLALVLLFILVGGVFAGTEIALVSLREGQINTLASRGARGARVASVARDPNRFLAAVQIGVTLAGFFSAAYGASTLAPDFAPVLEHAGLGADAADTAALVLLTLFIAYLSLVFSELVPKRLALQRAAGVSYLVGAPLDRFATLMRPVVWLLSVSTNAVVRLFGGDPGAAAEDLSDEELRYLVDQHEGLAEDERRILADVFDAGDRSLSEVMRPRGDVTFLAGDATVADAIAIALTSPYSRYPVTGTGHDDIRGFLHVRDLLGADPRKRVRSITRKILHLPATNRVLPSLSRMRAEGSHIAVVVDEYGGTDGIVTLEDLVEELVGDIHDEYDERASVAAGEVDAGLTIEEFGERTGVELEDGPYETAAGYVVHRLGRLAVAGDVVAVGEHEIEVATVDKHRITRLRVRPRES
- a CDS encoding PQQ-dependent sugar dehydrogenase — its product is MRMLVLGLTAMLGLTLTTATPADAHAPATDTAAATTQVPALRVTRLVTGLDHPWDVRPIGDGRLIFTQRDRATVSIWDGSRTRLVQGFPSDSVWVSGETGLMGLEVDPSFASNRTFYTCQGGFTAGGGHDVRIIRWTLRDDLVSISGSKRLLGGLPATSGRHGGCRLLAVGKRLYAGTGDAATGSTPENKKSLGGKTLCLLAATGKPCGSNPFAGSKNHNKRYVHTYGHRNVQGLDRRRDGTLWSVEQGSYRDDEVNRLRKGGDYGWNPVPGYDESVPMTDQSLPGRQRAAVWRSGDPTLATSGGGFVYGKRWGALDGSFAVAALKAERVLFLQLSASGRLQRVRVPAALRQHGRIRTVVDGPGSVAYVTTDNGNGNDAILVVRPTR
- the panB gene encoding 3-methyl-2-oxobutanoate hydroxymethyltransferase, which codes for MTSGRAMSPEETAPYGTGPARAESAPDAPAPIKRIRTHHLREMKQRGEKFAMLTAYEQYAAQTFDEAGIEVLLVGDSASNNVFANETSLPVTVDELIPLARAVSRSVRRALVVADLPFGSYQASPEQAYLTAVRFMKEANAHAVKLEGGIEMAPQVRKLTEGGIPVMAHIGFTPQSEHNLGGYRVQGRGEAAARVVAEAVAMEQAGAFAVVMEMVPGDVAAEVTKSVSIPTIGIGAGLDCDGQVLVWQDAFGLRTGRMPRFVKQYADLHGVLLQAARDYAADVKAGTFPGPEHTF
- a CDS encoding class I SAM-dependent methyltransferase — its product is MAFDVAADAYGRFMGRYSEPLADQLVELAGVRRGQRAVDVGCGPGVLTSRLVERLGAEQVRAVDPSPPFVAAARARCPGVDVRPGTAEQLPFADDSADVVLANLVVHFMSDPVGGLREMGRVGGLVGATVWNHATTAGPLSTFWQAVKDLDPDAADEASLPGTGEGALGELARGAGLRDLVETTITVTVPFSSFAEWWEPYTLGVGPAGDHVRRLDDEARDALRDHCAELLPDGAFTVDATAWTVLGRA